The proteins below come from a single Odontesthes bonariensis isolate fOdoBon6 chromosome 18, fOdoBon6.hap1, whole genome shotgun sequence genomic window:
- the fabp4a gene encoding fatty acid binding protein 4a → MVDKFIGTWRMVSSENFDDYMKAIGVGFATRQVGNRTKPNLVLSLDEQGTVCMKSQSTFRTTEIKFKLSEPFEETTADDRKTRTVMTLENGKLLQKQSWDGKETCIEREVSDGKLIAKCVMGDVVAVRTYVKDA, encoded by the exons ATGGTCGACAAGTTTATTGGGACATGGAGGATGGTTTCCAGCGAAAACTTTGATGACTACATGAAAGCAATTG GTGTGGGATTTGCAACCCGGCAGGTGGGGAACCGGACCAAACCCAATTTAGTGCTGAGCTTGGACGAGCAGGGGACCGTTTGCATGAAATCTCAGAGCACCTTCAGGACCACTGAGATCAAGTTCAAGCTCAGCGAGCCTTTCGAGGAGACGACCGCGGACGACAGAAAGACCAGG ACCGTGATGACTCTGGAGAACGGCAAGCTTCTGCAGAAACAGAGCTGGGACGGCAAAGAAACCTGTATCGAGAGGGAGGTCTCTGATGGGAAATTGATAGCG AAATGTGTTATGGGAGACGTGGTCGCCGTGAGGACGTACGTCAAGGACGCATGA
- the mrpl53 gene encoding large ribosomal subunit protein mL53 isoform X2 — MAAPRKATVVLKAVKNITVQFCPFESNVRSTREFLARVASEKARSSNMNCEVITTVKHDKSEPVVDITYDGERLVMKGAKLTGSEMLAAFQSRCAAKDPQTNTAAKK; from the exons ATGGCGGCTCCCAGGAAAGCGACTGTGGTGTTGAAGGCTGTGAAGAACATAACCGTTCAGTTTTGTCCGTTCGAGTCCAATGTCCGGTCCACACG GGAGTTTCTGGCCAGGGTGGCCTCGGAGAAGGCCCGATCTTCCAACATGAACTGTGAGGTGATAACCACGGTGAAACACGACAAGTCTGAACCTGTCGTGGATATCACTTATG ATGGAGAGAGGCTGGTGATGAAGGGAGCAAAGTTGACCGGCAGCGAGATGCTGGCTGCCTTTCAGTCGCGCTGCGCAGCCAAGGACCCGCAGACAAATACTGCCGCAAAAAAGtga
- the mrpl53 gene encoding large ribosomal subunit protein mL53 isoform X1 — protein MAAPRKATVVLKAVKNITVQFCPFESNVRSTREFLARVASEKARSSNMNCEVITTVKHDKSEPVVDITYVDGERLVMKGAKLTGSEMLAAFQSRCAAKDPQTNTAAKK, from the exons ATGGCGGCTCCCAGGAAAGCGACTGTGGTGTTGAAGGCTGTGAAGAACATAACCGTTCAGTTTTGTCCGTTCGAGTCCAATGTCCGGTCCACACG GGAGTTTCTGGCCAGGGTGGCCTCGGAGAAGGCCCGATCTTCCAACATGAACTGTGAGGTGATAACCACGGTGAAACACGACAAGTCTGAACCTGTCGTGGATATCACTTATG TAGATGGAGAGAGGCTGGTGATGAAGGGAGCAAAGTTGACCGGCAGCGAGATGCTGGCTGCCTTTCAGTCGCGCTGCGCAGCCAAGGACCCGCAGACAAATACTGCCGCAAAAAAGtga